The following proteins are co-located in the Colletotrichum lupini chromosome 4, complete sequence genome:
- a CDS encoding helicase required for RNAi-mediated heterochromatin assembly 1, whose translation MSQKHPPERKIANPLSHLYVETSWRDTPELPQAEEIMKASYILPKNDGLNVVYPTKSAYLRAQYDLLRFEGTEPLRRAVQEYKSAPEMAESTETCIYTDVSNLLSIPNQYGIGSNWRCPKVSVRGVNIIRLGVMVRITFSAIRARQLINWPASQRVVPGTIVALSPASDHFRTQCIVAVVTGRYDDLAGNSTAPPPLDLEFSDPSITASFMEPDKEYVMVEARSNYFEAVRHVLEGLKQTAEDDSPFDKYFIGQFNTVDMSSSLPSSSTTLDISALHDGLQRPVPIYIPKQGDIPSHIQSKTRLDQSQLQALQRMITKNLAIVQGPPGTGKTHTSMAALKVLLSTQHSNVPIIVTAQKNDTVDELLVRCHNLGVDFVRLGGQAKDEVVASRTLFNLRTRSRGKTWSKSALEKRLVSLRFQAKLLLQRCFPPAHQELILPEHFREVGLISAEQYASVTKCWDGDVRSIAREGSQHLLGSWLGDQLLAQLPHRSVHVPLSDGIDNDEAASGPAISEKGSADNKKEQLSGKPILIARWNSIKYSKGVALNHKMAQELLVKNGNLWSIVPKYRGMVYHYLERRYLASTKLALSAIFRQLDNIVKKLKVARWQEDITAVRESKARIIGCTTTGLTKYRRLIAALRPRVMMIEEAAETREANITAALFPSLERIILVGDHMQLAPHADCLELSKPPFYLNVSLFQRLVERGLEHSTLQVQRRMAPDIRKLLNAWYPLLVDHPSTFDREAVPGMGLQSVLWFNHQRPESSDRYCSKVNTFEAYMIVGLYGHLVSNGTSPSEITILTFYSGQKACIEHRLRQTPGAGHLGPEVQTVDGYQGRENRIILISITRSPEDRTKPDSGFLNDLRRAIVALSRPRHLLVILGDMQNLLASSARPIWSEVLNRMEVSPTDYIPVFCKAHKSEIRIRQPGDWAKLAGKGGCSMRCGRPTAAQGATCGRKCHGGSCKPTVGTGRSYRPERLTSEVAGWKDASGHDIEVWENGRRIHTAHGEQRWLKTDARKSTARPHGQITGPGRSCNVHGTTSKSKTIEHGRVTHPLLDITSQVNAEPSPIKPTLETARTQPNIITQRFAAQLTNHSVTKDFCEESHEAPFLSTPHEASGMVGATPAAGYRKAEAKIFLRWREAEMEAVHDRRIASFSF comes from the exons ATGTCCCAGAAACATCCCCCTGAGCGCAAAATCGCGAACCCATTGTCTCATCTGTATGTCGAGACGAGTTGGCGTGATACACCCGAACTTCCACAGGCAGAGGAGATTATGAAAGCTTCGTACATCCTTCCAAAGAACGACGGCCTCAATGTCGTCTACCCGACGAAAAGCGCGTATCTCCGGGCCCAATACGATCTCTTACGCTTCGAGGGCACCGAGCCTCTCCGTAGAGCCGTTCAAGAATACAAATCCGCCCCCGAGATGGCAGAGAGCACTGAGACGTGCATATATACCGATGTAAGCAATCTACTAAGCATTCCCAATCAGTATGGGATTGGATCTAATTGGAGATGCCCAAAGGTCTCTGTCCGCGGAGTCAACATCATCCGCCTCGGAGTCATGGTCCGCATCACCTTCTCCGCCATCCGCGCACGGCAACTCATCAACTGGCCGGCATCTCAGCGTGTGGTCCCAGGCACAATAGTAGCTCTGTCTCCCGCCTCGGACCACTTCAGAACACAGTGTATCGTGGCAGTGGTGACGGGTCGTTACGATGATCTCGCCGGCAATTCAACGGCGCCTCCTCCCTTGGATCTCGAATTTTCGGATCCCAGTATCACTGCGAGTTTCATGGAGCCAGATAAAGAGTATGTCATGGTCGAAGCCCGCTCAAACTACTTTGAAGCCGTTCGACACGTTTTGGAGGGGCTCAAGCAAACAGCAGAAGACGA TTCACCATTCGACAAGTACTTCATCGGCCAATTTAACACCGTTGACATGTCTAGTTCACTGCCATCATCGTCCACTACATTGGACATCTCAGCCCTCCATGACGGTCTTCAACGCCCAGTTCCCATATACATCCCCAAACAAGGCGACATACCAAGCCACATACAGTCGAAGACAAGACTAGACCAATCCCAACTACAAGCCCTCCAGCGCATGATAACAAAGAACCTCGCCATCGTCCAAGGCCCACCCGGAACAGGCAAGACGCACACGTCCATGGCGGCGCTCAAAGTCCTGCTAAGCACGCAGCACTCTAATGTGCCCATCATCGTCACGGCCCAAAAGAATGACACCGTCGACGAGCTCCTCGTCAGATGCCACAACCTTGGCGTGGACTTTGTACGCCTCGGCGGCCAGGCCAAGGACGAGGTCGTTGCCAGCCGGACTCTCTTCAACCTCCGCACGCGATCTCGCGGCAAGACGTGGAGCAAGAGCGCGCTCGAGAAACGTCTCGTCTCCCTCAGATTTCAGGCGAAGCTTCTACTCCAGCGCTGTTTCCCCCCCGCACACCAGGAGCTGATTCTACCGGAACACTTCCGCGAGGTTGGTCTGATCAGCGCGGAGCAGTATGCCTCCGTCACGAAGTGCTGGGACGGCGACGTCAGATCCATCGCCCGGGAGGGATCCCAACACTTGCTCGGATCGTGGCTCGGTGACCAGTTGCTCGCCCAATTACCTCATAGGAGCGTTCACGTTCCTCTCAGCGACGGCATCGACAATGACGAAGCAGCATCAGGGCCCGCGATCAGCGAGAAGGGTTCAGCCGATAACAAGAAAGAGCAGTTGTCGGGCAAGCCTATCTTGATCGCGCGCTGGAACAGCATCAAATACTCGAAAGGCGTTGCTCTCAACCACAAGATGGCGCAAGAGCTGCTCGTCAAAAATGGAAACCTCTGGTCAATTGTGCCCAAGTATCGCGGCATGGTCTATCACTACCTCGAACGTAGATACCTCGCATCAACCAAGCTAGCCCTGTCCGCAATCTTCAGGCAGCTCGACAACATAGTCAAGAAGCTCAAGGTCGCCCGCTGGCAAGAAGACATCACCGCAGTCCGCGAGTCAAAGGCCCGCATCATAGGCTGTACGACAACAGGCCTTACAAAGTACCGCAGACTCATCGCCGCGCTACGGCCGCGCGTCATGATGATCGAAGAAGCCGCCGAGACCCGCGAAGCAAACATCACCGCCGCGTTGTTCCCCTCCCTGGAGCGAATCATCCTCGTCGGCGACCACATGCAGCTAGCGCCCCACGCCGACTGCCTCGAGCTTAGCAAGCCCCCATTCTACCTCAACGTATCTCTGTTCCAGAGGCTCGTGGAGCGCGGCCTGGAGCATTCTACCCTTCAGGTGCAGAGACGCATGGCGCCCGACATTCGCAAGCTGCTGAACGCATGGTATCCTCTCCTGGTGGATCACCCTTCGACGTTTGACCGGGAAGCTGTCCCGGGCATGGGCTTGCAGAGCGTGCTGTGGTTCAATCACCAACGGCCCGAGTCATCTGACCGGTACTGCAGCAAGGTCAACACGTTCGAGGCCTACATGATTGTCGGGCTATACGGCCACCTAGTGTCCAACGGCACGAGCCCGTCAGAAATCACCATCCTGACCTTCTACAGCGGACAAAAGGCATGTATCGAACATAGACTCCGCCAAACCCCCGGCGCCGGTCACCTCGGGCCCGAGGTCCAGACAGTGGATGGGTACCAGGGCAGGGAGAACCGCATCATCCTCATCTCCATCACCCGAAGCCCGGAAGATCGCACGAAACCAGACTCGGGCTTCCTCAACGACCTAAGACGCGCCATAGTCGCCCTCAGCCGCCCTCGACACCTGCTAGTCATCCTTGGCGATATGCAGAATCTGCTAGCGTCGTCAGCTCGGCCGATTTGGAGCGAGGTCTTGAACAGGATGGAGGTATCGCCTACGGACTACATCCCCGTCTTCTGCAAAGCGCACAAGAGTGAGATTCGCATCCGGCAGCCGGGTGATTGGGCAAAACTTGCGGGTAAAGGAGGCTGTAGTATGCGCTGCGGGCGACCAACGGCTGCACAAGGAGCAACATGCGGCCGAAAGTGCCATGG AGGCTCATGTAAGCCCACGGTCG GCACAGGAAGATCTTATAGACCTGAGCGACTGACTTCTGAGGTGGCGGGCTGGAAGGACGCCTCGGGGCACGACATTGAAGTGTGGGAGAACGGGCGCAGGATTCACACTGCACACGGCGAACAACGCTGGCTGAAAACCGACGCACGTAAGAGCACGGCGAGGCCACATGGGCAGATCACAGGCCCAGGCA GGTCTTGCAACGTACACGGAACTACATCAAAGTCGAAGACGATTGAGCATGGCCGAGTAACTCATCCATTGTTAGACATCACTAGCCAGGTCAACGCGGAACCGTCTCC CATCAAGCCGACGTTGGAAACTGCCAGGACTCAACCTAACATCATAACGCAACGTTTCGCAGCCCAATTAACCAATCATTCGGTTACAAAAGACTTCTGTGAAGAGA GCCATGAGGCCCCCTTCCTTTCGACTCCA CACGAGGCGTCCGGGATGGTAGGGGCCACACCCGCTGCGGGCTACCGGAAGGCGGAAGCGAAAATTTTCTTGCGTTGGCGCGAAGCGGAAATGGAAGCAGTTCACGACAGAAGAAtcgcttctttttctttctgA
- a CDS encoding SWIRM domain-containing protein, with protein sequence MEPNYHMTPHQATTMAREPKRAFDISNLMSPPEPVPYDSFSQGQQNTVQTASGANESSKPHMPMSPPVSPYITESSNIAIPGTPAKDPILYPREDAASSPTQPPLFPSTESIEHRRLVDEHIVTRPPGLFREGSPPLREDYELALQLKSQVMRLFANKRKSWYEKERDQVRADRKLNHARWNSVVRYQTIAPAKSTPVKASKPAVSKPRISLSSNPKPERVVKAQAPRPIRNSPPTRHARRVSSTPDPARRIVAPNREDRDFAALPDFCPPTSSLPDKPNCLKVDWKGAPIDLSDDANVHLLHPDEVSLAANLRLDCATYLTSKRRIFVRRVECAKVSKEFRKTDAQQACKIDVNKASKLWTAFDKVGWLDLKWTAKFL encoded by the coding sequence ATGGAGCCCAACTACCACATGACGCCGCATCAAGCGACAACGATGGCTAGAGAGCCGAAGAGGGCTTTCGACATTAGCAATCTGATGTCTCCTCCAGAGCCGGTTCCATATGACAGCTTCAGCCAAGGTCAGCAAAACACGGTACAGACTGCATCGGGCGCCAACGAATCATCCAAGCCCCACATGCCCATGTCGCCTCCAGTCTCGCCTTACATCACAGAGTCCAGCAACATAGCCATTCCTGGAACTCCTGCAAAGGATCCGATCTTATACCCTCGTGAGGATGCGGCTTCCAGTCCGACACAGCCGCCTCTCTTTCCCAGCACCGAATCCATCGAACACAGACGCCTTGTCGACGAACACATTGTTACGCGACCTCCTGGCCTATTCCGCGAGGGCTCGCCTCCTCTCAGAGAAGACTACGAATTAGCTCTGCAACTCAAGTCGCAGGTCATGAGACTCTTTGCGAACAAGAGGAAGTCTTGGTACGAGAAGGAGAGGGACCAGGTTAGAGCCGACCGGAAGCTGAACCACGCCCGTTGGAATAGCGTCGTGCGATATCAGACTATCGCCCCAGCCAAGTCCACACCCGTCAAGGCCTCCAAGCCAGCAGTCAGCAAGCCTAGGATTTCGTTATCCTCAAACCCTAAGCCTGAACGTGTTGTCAAGGCTCAAGCTCCTCGGCCCATCCGCAACAGCCCCCCGACTCGCCATGCTCGCCGCGTCAGTTCGACTCCGGACCCTGCTCGTCGTATCGTGGCACCGAACAGAGAAGACCGCGACTTTGCTGCCCTTCCCGATTTTTGCCCCCCGACTTCTTCGCTGCCGGACAAGCCCAACTGCTTGAAGGTAGACTGGAAAGGCGCCCCCATCGATCTCAGCGACGACGCCAACGTTCACTTGCTTCACCCTGACGAGGTTAGCCTTGCTGCAAACCTTCGACTCGACTGCGCTACCTATCTTACAAGCAAGCGACGCATTTTCGTCCGTCGGGTCGAGTGTGCCAAGGTTAGCAAAGAGTTCCGCAAGACGGACGCTCAGCAGGCCTGTAAGATTGATGTCAACAAAGCTTCCAAGCTTTGGACAGCTTTCGACAAGGTCGGCTGGCTTGACCTCAAATGGACCGCCAAATTTCTCTGA